GATTTGGGGCATTCTATGACTTTATGCATAAAGGTAAAGATAGCATTTGTACAGTGTGCGATTCTCCACGACTTTTCAATACATGCTTGCTTGAAGAGCGTACAAACCAACGTTTCCATCGATTTGGTTGGAATATGACATATAAGTTTGATAACATGGTTGAGATTAATACGGGATCTCAACATATTCTTGCTGGTCGCAATATTCCACGAACACATGAGATGTACATCTCTGTTGTTGCTGTTTTTTAATCAGACTGAGACCATATAAGGTACGATTCAATAAAATTCATCAAGTCGCCATCTAGCACTGTATCGGGCTGTGGCGACTCTGCTGATGTCCTATGGTCTTTTACCATTTTATATGGATGCAATACATACGATCTGATTTGTGACCCCCACTCAATTTTTTTCTTTTCAACCTGAGCAGTTTTTGCTTCTTGTTCTTCTTTCTCTTTTTGCGCCAAACGAGCTTTAAGCATTTTCATTGCGGTTTCTTTATTTTGTGTTTGCGAGCGTTCATTTTGACATTGTACAACAATACCACTTGGTGCATGAGTGATACGTACAGCAGATTCTGTTTTGTTAACATGTTGCCCACCAGCACCCCCTGCACGGTAGGTATCGATACGCAAATCACTCGGATCTATAGTAATTTCAACTTCAGGAACTTCAGCTGCTAATGAAACAGCAGCAAATGATGTATGTCTTCTTTTATTACTATCAAATGGTGAGATGCGAACAAGGCGATGAATGCCTACCTCGCTTTTTAGCAAACCGTACGGATTTTTTCCTTTGATAAATAAAGTAGCAGATTTAATTCCCGCTTCTTCACCTGACTGATAATCAATAACTTGTGCTGACAGTTTATTACGTTCACAAAAACGCATATACATACGTAAAATTATATCTGCCCAGTCTTGCGATTCCGTACCGCCAGCACCAGCATTTATACTTAAGAAGCAGTTTGAACTATCTTGTTCTTCATTTAAAAGTAATGTTACCTTAAAATTTTTTACGGCTTTACTAAGCTCATGAATATCGGAGGAAATTTTTTTTAATTCATTTTCATCTTTTCTGAAAAGCTCAATTAATTCTTTTAATTCTTTTTGTGTATTAACAATAAAATTGTATTGCTCTTTTTGTGTTTCTAGTCTGTGTAGTTCTTTAGCTATTTTAATATGTTCAGGATGTTGCCAAAAATTTTCCTGTTGGCTTTCTTCTTTTAAGGATGCAAACTTTTTTTCGAGTC
The Candidatus Dependentiae bacterium DNA segment above includes these coding regions:
- the prfB gene encoding peptide chain release factor 2 produces the protein MLFEELFEHLKILGPDINTIKEFWINTGLEKKFASLKEESQQENFWQHPEHIKIAKELHRLETQKEQYNFIVNTQKELKELIELFRKDENELKKISSDIHELSKAVKNFKVTLLLNEEQDSSNCFLSINAGAGGTESQDWADIILRMYMRFCERNKLSAQVIDYQSGEEAGIKSATLFIKGKNPYGLLKSEVGIHRLVRISPFDSNKRRHTSFAAVSLAAEVPEVEITIDPSDLRIDTYRAGGAGGQHVNKTESAVRITHAPSGIVVQCQNERSQTQNKETAMKMLKARLAQKEKEEQEAKTAQVEKKKIEWGSQIRSYVLHPYKMVKDHRTSAESPQPDTVLDGDLMNFIESYLIWSQSD